Proteins co-encoded in one Canis lupus familiaris isolate Mischka breed German Shepherd chromosome 36, alternate assembly UU_Cfam_GSD_1.0, whole genome shotgun sequence genomic window:
- the RPRM gene encoding protein reprimo yields the protein MSAAPDNRTDAAGLLLAQGSEALARAVRCCTQAAVVTDDGPGPGPGPGGPDERSLYVLRVVQIAVMCVLSLTVVFGIFFLGCNLLIKSEGMINFLAKDRRPSKEVEAVVVGPY from the coding sequence ATGAGCGCGGCGCCGGACAACCGCACGGACGCGGCGGGCCTGCTGCTGGCCCAGGGCAGCGAGGCGCTGGCGCGCGCGGTGCGCTGCTGCACCCAGGCGGCGGTGGTGACCGACgacggccccggccccggccccggccccggcggcccGGACGAGCGCAGCCTGTACGTCCTGCGCGTGGTGCAGATCGCGGTCATGTGCGTGCTCTCGCTCACCGTGGTCTTCGGCATCTTCTTCCTGGGCTGCAACCTCCTCATCAAGTCCGAGGGCATGATCAACTTCCTGGCGAAGGACCGCAGGCCGTCCAAGGAGGTGGAGGCGGTGGTCGTGGGGCCCTACTGA